The proteins below come from a single Saccharopolyspora sp. SCSIO 74807 genomic window:
- a CDS encoding ABC transporter substrate-binding protein, protein MMVSRRRVLGLGLSLGALAGCSAPDGGSAPGWSFVDDRGVRATSGAVPRRIIAQVSAAGALNDFGVPVVGTFGPLVRDDGSTEPEAGSIDPRRVIDVTGPGYGELDMERTAALRPDLLVSGKYAEFEGLWHLTVEQERQARSIAATVGIEQSGRSLPETIGAYRELARALGSDVDSERMRADEARFHAAAQRLRRIGARMREQHRSILAIGGTKQEFFVVVPARNPDLDYYVRELGLPIQAPARPDTGGGGYFERLSWENAGSYRGDVLMWDTRPASLPPSEMKRNPVFAAQEAAAHDRFVEWHAVAPCSYASYAGIMTGLADQLEAAAPG, encoded by the coding sequence GTGATGGTGAGTCGGCGGCGCGTGCTCGGGCTGGGGCTGTCCCTGGGTGCGCTGGCGGGTTGCTCCGCACCGGACGGCGGCAGCGCGCCCGGATGGTCCTTCGTGGACGACCGGGGTGTGCGGGCTACCAGCGGCGCCGTGCCGCGGCGGATCATCGCACAGGTCTCCGCGGCGGGCGCGCTGAACGACTTCGGCGTGCCGGTGGTGGGCACCTTCGGCCCGCTGGTGCGCGACGACGGCAGCACCGAGCCGGAGGCCGGCAGCATCGATCCGCGCCGGGTCATCGATGTCACCGGACCCGGATACGGCGAGCTGGACATGGAACGCACCGCGGCGTTGCGGCCGGACCTGCTGGTCAGCGGCAAGTACGCGGAGTTCGAGGGGTTGTGGCACCTGACCGTCGAGCAGGAGCGGCAGGCGCGGTCGATCGCGGCGACCGTCGGCATCGAGCAGTCCGGCAGGTCGCTGCCGGAGACGATCGGGGCCTACCGCGAACTCGCCCGCGCGCTCGGGTCCGATGTGGACTCGGAGCGGATGCGCGCGGACGAGGCCCGATTTCACGCGGCCGCGCAACGGTTGCGCAGGATCGGGGCGCGGATGCGGGAGCAGCACCGCAGCATCCTCGCGATCGGTGGCACCAAGCAGGAATTCTTCGTCGTGGTGCCAGCGCGCAACCCCGACCTGGACTACTACGTGCGGGAGCTCGGACTGCCGATCCAGGCGCCCGCGCGTCCGGACACCGGCGGTGGCGGGTACTTCGAGCGGTTGTCCTGGGAGAACGCCGGGTCCTACCGCGGGGATGTGCTGATGTGGGACACCAGACCGGCTTCGTTGCCGCCGTCGGAGATGAAGCGCAATCCGGTGTTCGCCGCGCAGGAAGCCGCCGCGCACGACCGGTTCGTCGAATGGCACGCGGTCGCGCCGTGCAGCTACGCGAGCTATGCGGGCATCATGACCGGACTCGCCGACCAGCTCGAAGCTGCCGCACCGGGTTGA
- a CDS encoding ribonucleotide-diphosphate reductase subunit beta, whose product MTSLRTDTTGLGEIDRAAGRVDADDKSMINARADVNQLLPMKYGWAWEKYLAGCNNHWMPTEVSMHADIALWRSRDGLTDDERLMLKRNLGFFATAESLVANNIVLAVYRHITNPECRQYLLRQAFEEAVHTHTFQYICESLGLDEGELFNAYREIPSISDKDAWALRYTQHLEDPQFATGGQQRDQAFLRDLIAFYVIFEGMWFYTGFAQILALGRRNKMVGIAEQYQYILRDESIHLNFGIDCINQIKLENPQLWAPEFQAEVRGMLTEACELEVAYGRDTMPRGILGLNAELCEQYMHFITNRRCVQLGLDPVFPAAENPFPWMSEAMDLKKEKNFFETRVTEYQSGASLSWD is encoded by the coding sequence ATGACCTCCCTGCGAACCGACACCACCGGCCTCGGCGAGATCGACCGCGCCGCAGGCCGCGTCGACGCCGACGACAAGTCGATGATCAACGCGCGCGCCGACGTCAACCAGCTGCTACCGATGAAATACGGCTGGGCGTGGGAGAAATACCTCGCCGGCTGCAACAACCACTGGATGCCGACCGAGGTGTCCATGCACGCCGACATCGCGCTGTGGCGCTCCCGCGACGGTCTCACCGACGACGAGCGGCTGATGCTCAAGCGCAACCTCGGCTTCTTCGCCACCGCCGAATCCTTGGTGGCCAACAACATCGTGCTCGCCGTGTACCGGCACATCACCAATCCGGAGTGCCGCCAATACCTGCTGCGCCAGGCCTTCGAGGAAGCGGTGCACACGCACACCTTCCAGTACATCTGCGAAAGCCTCGGCCTCGACGAGGGCGAGCTGTTCAACGCCTACCGCGAGATCCCGTCCATTTCGGACAAGGATGCCTGGGCGCTGCGCTACACCCAGCACTTGGAAGACCCGCAGTTCGCCACCGGCGGCCAGCAGCGCGATCAGGCGTTCCTGCGCGACCTGATCGCCTTCTACGTGATCTTCGAAGGCATGTGGTTCTACACCGGCTTCGCGCAGATCCTCGCGCTGGGCAGGCGGAACAAGATGGTCGGCATCGCCGAGCAGTACCAGTACATCCTGCGCGACGAGTCGATCCACCTGAACTTCGGCATCGACTGCATCAACCAGATCAAGCTGGAGAACCCGCAGTTGTGGGCACCCGAGTTCCAGGCAGAGGTGCGCGGGATGCTCACCGAGGCCTGCGAGCTGGAGGTCGCCTACGGCCGCGACACGATGCCGCGCGGCATCCTCGGCCTCAACGCCGAACTCTGCGAGCAGTACATGCATTTCATCACCAACCGCCGCTGCGTCCAATTGGGACTGGATCCGGTTTTCCCCGCGGCGGAGAACCCGTTCCCGTGGATGTCCGAGGCGATGGACCTCAAAAAGGAGAAGAACTTCTTCGAAACCCGAGTCACCGAGTACCAGTCCGGCGCCTCCCTGAGCTGGGACTGA